The following proteins are co-located in the Dromiciops gliroides isolate mDroGli1 chromosome 2, mDroGli1.pri, whole genome shotgun sequence genome:
- the CIB2 gene encoding calcium and integrin-binding family member 2 isoform X2, which produces MDYRKNPIVTVPMSVIIQMPEFKENPFKERIVASFSEDGEGNLTFNDFVDMFSVLCESAPRELKASYAFKIYDFNNDNFICKKDLELTLARLTKSELEEEEVVLVCDKVIEEADLDGDGKLSYADFEDMIAKSPDFLSTFHIRI; this is translated from the exons ATGGACTATCGAAAGAACCCTATCGTCACCGTGCCCATGTCGGTCATCATACAAATGCCGGAGTTCAAG GAGAATCCCTTCAAGGAGAGAATTGTGGCATCTTTCTCTGAGGACGGTGAGGGGAATCTCACTTTCAATGACTTTGTGGACATGTTCTCAGTCCTCTGTGAGTCAGCACCTAGGGAACTCAAAGCGAGCTATGCCTTTAAGATCTATG ACTTCAACAATGACAACTTCATCTGCAAGAAAGACCTGGAGCTGACCCTGGCCCGACTAACCAAGTCGgaactggaggaggaagaggtggttCTTGTGTGTGATAAGGTCATTGAGGAGGCCGATCTGGATGGAGATGGAAAACTCAGCTATGCAGACTTTGAAGATATGATTGCTAAGTCCCCTGACTTTCTGAG CACTTTCCACATTCGGATTTGA